In one Podarcis muralis chromosome 7, rPodMur119.hap1.1, whole genome shotgun sequence genomic region, the following are encoded:
- the LOC144328467 gene encoding membrane-spanning 4-domains subfamily A member 4A-like yields MLGLNVVSAIAAGLGIIILSSSLAISGLGSHARYWCRNLDTKLARRCYETKVIPENILSGMMAVHLAFTILEFCISISTAAFGCKTVCLKTHTETVVVVYQNTILDSANAANLPASGKDAENT; encoded by the exons ATGCTGGGATTGAATGTGGTGAGTGCCATAGCTGCTGGCCTTGGGATTATCATCCTTTCTTCATCTTTGGCTATTTCAGGCCTGGGGTCTCATGCCAGGTATTGGTGCAGGAACCTTGATACAAAACTGGCTCGTAGGTGTTACGAAACCAAAGTCATCCCTGAG AACATACTGTCTGGAATGATGGCTGTTCACCTGGCATTCACCATCCTCGAATTCTGCATCTCCATCTCCACTGCTGCCTTTGGGTGCAAGACGGTGTGCTTGAAAACCCACACAGAAACG gTTGTGGTGGTTTACCAGAACACGATTCTGGACAGTGCTAATGCTGCCAATCTCCCGGCTTCTGGCAAGGATGCAGAGAACACCTGA
- the LOC114603559 gene encoding uncharacterized protein LOC114603559 isoform X4, with the protein MAKKNKAPESGGREMVSAVSESLGIYSPESGQLFVFLLLVCVSLRGPVDAQGTSSPLVGQEADGNRATTESFLPSTEEPEAESMTASPQNFQQRENASLGEETSVAEMETTKGIAPSSVSFTSAAEVTQAQQPSVDQRRRTDVWKVDYQENVFHYDYYSLRKGGLIAAAILFILGILILTCGKHGKSRCRGKKRTRNYDVTPA; encoded by the exons atggcaaaaaaaaacaaagcccCAGAGTCGGGAGGAAGGGAGATGGTCTCAGCGGTCAGCGAAAGTCTTGGGATTTATAGTCCAGAATCCGGACAG CTCTTTGTCTTTCTGCTGCTTGTCTGTGTGAGCCTCAGAGGTCCTGTAGATGCTCAAG GTACCTCATCCCCACTTGTGGGGCAGGAGGCAGATGGCAACAGAGCCACAACTGAGTCCTTTTTGCCTTCCACAG AGGAGCCAGAGGCTGAAAGTATGACGGCAAGCCCTCAGAATTTCCAGCAACGAGAGAATGCATCACTAGGAG AAGAGACATCTGTAGCTGAAATGGAGACAACTAAAGGCATCGCCCCTAGCAGTGTGAGCTTCACCAGTGCTGCAG AAGTTACCCAAGCTCAACAGCCATCTGTAGACCAGAGGAGGAGAACAG ATGTTTGGAAGGTAGATTACCAAGAGAATGTTTTCCATTATG ATTACTATTCCCTGCGCAAAGGGGGCTTGATAGCTGCTGCCATCCTCTTCATCCTTGGCATTCTCATTCTCACCT GTGGGAAACATGGAAAATCTCGATGCAGAGGGAAGAAGCGGACAAG GAACTATGACGTGACTCCAGCCTGA
- the LOC114603559 gene encoding uncharacterized protein LOC114603559 isoform X5, producing the protein MPGKQNAWWTVASAMKLFVFLLLVCVSLRGPVDAQGTSSPLVGQEADGNRATTESFLPSTAEEPEAESMTASPQNFQQRENASLGVEETSVAEMETTKGIAPSSVSFTSAAEVTQAQQPSVDQRRRTDVWKVDYQENVFHYDYYSLRKGGLIAAAILFILGILILTCGKHGKSRCRGKKRTRNYDVTPA; encoded by the exons ATGCCCGGCAAACAGAACGCCTGGTGGACTGTAGCATCCGCCATGAAG CTCTTTGTCTTTCTGCTGCTTGTCTGTGTGAGCCTCAGAGGTCCTGTAGATGCTCAAG GTACCTCATCCCCACTTGTGGGGCAGGAGGCAGATGGCAACAGAGCCACAACTGAGTCCTTTTTGCCTTCCACAG CAGAGGAGCCAGAGGCTGAAAGTATGACGGCAAGCCCTCAGAATTTCCAGCAACGAGAGAATGCATCACTAGGAG TAGAAGAGACATCTGTAGCTGAAATGGAGACAACTAAAGGCATCGCCCCTAGCAGTGTGAGCTTCACCAGTGCTGCAG AAGTTACCCAAGCTCAACAGCCATCTGTAGACCAGAGGAGGAGAACAG ATGTTTGGAAGGTAGATTACCAAGAGAATGTTTTCCATTATG ATTACTATTCCCTGCGCAAAGGGGGCTTGATAGCTGCTGCCATCCTCTTCATCCTTGGCATTCTCATTCTCACCT GTGGGAAACATGGAAAATCTCGATGCAGAGGGAAGAAGCGGACAAG GAACTATGACGTGACTCCAGCCTGA
- the LOC114603559 gene encoding uncharacterized protein LOC114603559 isoform X3, with protein sequence MAKKNKAPESGGREMVSAVSESLGIYSPESGQLFVFLLLVCVSLRGPVDAQGTSSPLVGQEADGNRATTESFLPSTEEPEAESMTASPQNFQQRENASLGVEETSVAEMETTKGIAPSSVSFTSAAEVTQAQQPSVDQRRRTDVWKVDYQENVFHYDYYSLRKGGLIAAAILFILGILILTCGKHGKSRCRGKKRTRNYDVTPA encoded by the exons atggcaaaaaaaaacaaagcccCAGAGTCGGGAGGAAGGGAGATGGTCTCAGCGGTCAGCGAAAGTCTTGGGATTTATAGTCCAGAATCCGGACAG CTCTTTGTCTTTCTGCTGCTTGTCTGTGTGAGCCTCAGAGGTCCTGTAGATGCTCAAG GTACCTCATCCCCACTTGTGGGGCAGGAGGCAGATGGCAACAGAGCCACAACTGAGTCCTTTTTGCCTTCCACAG AGGAGCCAGAGGCTGAAAGTATGACGGCAAGCCCTCAGAATTTCCAGCAACGAGAGAATGCATCACTAGGAG TAGAAGAGACATCTGTAGCTGAAATGGAGACAACTAAAGGCATCGCCCCTAGCAGTGTGAGCTTCACCAGTGCTGCAG AAGTTACCCAAGCTCAACAGCCATCTGTAGACCAGAGGAGGAGAACAG ATGTTTGGAAGGTAGATTACCAAGAGAATGTTTTCCATTATG ATTACTATTCCCTGCGCAAAGGGGGCTTGATAGCTGCTGCCATCCTCTTCATCCTTGGCATTCTCATTCTCACCT GTGGGAAACATGGAAAATCTCGATGCAGAGGGAAGAAGCGGACAAG GAACTATGACGTGACTCCAGCCTGA
- the LOC114603559 gene encoding uncharacterized protein LOC114603559 isoform X2: protein MAKKNKAPESGGREMVSAVSESLGIYSPESGQLFVFLLLVCVSLRGPVDAQGTSSPLVGQEADGNRATTESFLPSTAEEPEAESMTASPQNFQQRENASLGEETSVAEMETTKGIAPSSVSFTSAAEVTQAQQPSVDQRRRTDVWKVDYQENVFHYDYYSLRKGGLIAAAILFILGILILTCGKHGKSRCRGKKRTRNYDVTPA from the exons atggcaaaaaaaaacaaagcccCAGAGTCGGGAGGAAGGGAGATGGTCTCAGCGGTCAGCGAAAGTCTTGGGATTTATAGTCCAGAATCCGGACAG CTCTTTGTCTTTCTGCTGCTTGTCTGTGTGAGCCTCAGAGGTCCTGTAGATGCTCAAG GTACCTCATCCCCACTTGTGGGGCAGGAGGCAGATGGCAACAGAGCCACAACTGAGTCCTTTTTGCCTTCCACAG CAGAGGAGCCAGAGGCTGAAAGTATGACGGCAAGCCCTCAGAATTTCCAGCAACGAGAGAATGCATCACTAGGAG AAGAGACATCTGTAGCTGAAATGGAGACAACTAAAGGCATCGCCCCTAGCAGTGTGAGCTTCACCAGTGCTGCAG AAGTTACCCAAGCTCAACAGCCATCTGTAGACCAGAGGAGGAGAACAG ATGTTTGGAAGGTAGATTACCAAGAGAATGTTTTCCATTATG ATTACTATTCCCTGCGCAAAGGGGGCTTGATAGCTGCTGCCATCCTCTTCATCCTTGGCATTCTCATTCTCACCT GTGGGAAACATGGAAAATCTCGATGCAGAGGGAAGAAGCGGACAAG GAACTATGACGTGACTCCAGCCTGA
- the LOC114603559 gene encoding uncharacterized protein LOC114603559 isoform X1, with protein MAKKNKAPESGGREMVSAVSESLGIYSPESGQLFVFLLLVCVSLRGPVDAQGTSSPLVGQEADGNRATTESFLPSTAEEPEAESMTASPQNFQQRENASLGVEETSVAEMETTKGIAPSSVSFTSAAEVTQAQQPSVDQRRRTDVWKVDYQENVFHYDYYSLRKGGLIAAAILFILGILILTCGKHGKSRCRGKKRTRNYDVTPA; from the exons atggcaaaaaaaaacaaagcccCAGAGTCGGGAGGAAGGGAGATGGTCTCAGCGGTCAGCGAAAGTCTTGGGATTTATAGTCCAGAATCCGGACAG CTCTTTGTCTTTCTGCTGCTTGTCTGTGTGAGCCTCAGAGGTCCTGTAGATGCTCAAG GTACCTCATCCCCACTTGTGGGGCAGGAGGCAGATGGCAACAGAGCCACAACTGAGTCCTTTTTGCCTTCCACAG CAGAGGAGCCAGAGGCTGAAAGTATGACGGCAAGCCCTCAGAATTTCCAGCAACGAGAGAATGCATCACTAGGAG TAGAAGAGACATCTGTAGCTGAAATGGAGACAACTAAAGGCATCGCCCCTAGCAGTGTGAGCTTCACCAGTGCTGCAG AAGTTACCCAAGCTCAACAGCCATCTGTAGACCAGAGGAGGAGAACAG ATGTTTGGAAGGTAGATTACCAAGAGAATGTTTTCCATTATG ATTACTATTCCCTGCGCAAAGGGGGCTTGATAGCTGCTGCCATCCTCTTCATCCTTGGCATTCTCATTCTCACCT GTGGGAAACATGGAAAATCTCGATGCAGAGGGAAGAAGCGGACAAG GAACTATGACGTGACTCCAGCCTGA